TGCTGCTCGGGCGTCAGGTTGGTGTTCTCCTCGAGACGCGCCATCTCCTCCGGCGTTAGTTGGCCGTCCTGAAGTGACTGTCCGTCGTTGGTGCCCTGCTCCCCGGGAAGCCCGGGCTCGCCGCCGGTCGCGGCGGTCAGCACCCGCGCCAAGTCGGCATCGGCTTCCTCGGCGGCGGCCAGCACGGCCACCATCCGGTTCTCGACCTCTTCGGTCTTCGCCCTCAGCGCCTCGATCTTTTCGTCGGGCCAGCCGGTCGTGTCGGGCGGGGTGACCGTATTGGTGGCCAGGTCGATCTGGACATGCGGAGCCGCGTTGGCGTAATCGAGCAGGCTTTGGAGGTCGTTCTTCACCTTGCGGACGTCACCGGCGGCCTTCCCCGCGCCCATCGCGACGAGGAAGGCTTCCTTCTGCGACAGCGAAAGCGTGGTGGCCGATTGGTTGATGGCCTGCTGCGCGGCCTCGCCGGCTTCACCCTTCCACGTCCCGAACACCGAGAGGTTGCGCAGCGTTTCCGCGGCTTCGCCACTGGTGCGGGCGCGTTGCGCTGCGGCCTGTGACACTTCGTCGATCTGCTCGGGTTGCCAATTCTGGACGTCGGCAAGCGTTATCCCCACGGATTACAGCCCCAGATCCGGACCCGCGTTTCCGATCTCGGTGGACTGCTGGTTGTCGGTGCCGACGTAGTTCGCCGCCGCTGACTTGAAACCCTCGACGTGCGCGATGAGCTCGTTGTAGTGGCGGGTGGTGTCTTCCTCCCACTTGGTGGCGACCTTGGCGAGCGCGTCGCCGCTGGTCCCGATCCAGCCGGCCTGGGCGGTGCCGATGCGTTCCTGTGCGACGCCGTGGTCTGAACGCAGACCGTCGGCGGCCACATCGACGTGGTCGGCGGCCATCCGCACCTCGACCGGATCGACCTCCAAGTTCTTGCCCATGTCGAACAACCCCACCCTCGGATAGCAGCTTTTATGTTTGCTGAAACATTACCACTGGTCTGAGCACCCCCTGTTCGCCAATTTCCGGCCGCCTCGGTGCCGATGAGCGTCAGTGCTGGTCACGCGGATCTACACATGGCCCGCTGGCAGGATTTTCGGCGATACAGTCCGCTGCAGTCCGTCGTGGCGCTGCGTTTGCGCGCGATTCTTGCATTCATCTGGGCCGAGCTGGGTTTGCTGGCCAGCTGGCTGGCACGAGCATGTTTCGAACACATGTGCGATGGCAATTCTGCGTCGATGACCAATGACACTCAGCAAGCCCCGATGGAGAACGCCGAGAAGGACACCTCCGACTGGGTGACCGGCGACGAGCCCATGACCGGCCCGCAGCGCAGTTACCTCGGCACCCTGGCCCAGGAGGCGGGCCGCGATATCCCCGACGACCTGACCAAGGCGCAGGCGTCCGAGCTCATCGACGAGCTGCAGCAGCAGACCGGGCGATCGGGCAGCTCGTAGCACTTCTCGCGCTGCCGACCTCCGCGAACGCCGTTAGGGTTACTCCCACCCGCGTCGCCGGCTAAGCAGATCGCTGTTGACGTCTGAGGTGATGCCTTTGACGGAAGTGGTGCGCGATGGCTGAGATGCCTAAGTGGCGACGATCAACTGCGGGCGCGGCGGACGTCGCACCGACGGACGAACTCAAGCGCGACGTCGGTGCCGAACTCGAAGTGGACGTCACGTCGCCCACCATGCTCGAGTTCCAGATCGCCATCGCCGATCATCCCGGTGCACGCGTGACCGAGTCGCTCACCTTCACCTGCAACGGCAAGCCCGTCACCCCGGACGAGGTCATCGGCAAGCACGGCACGCGTATCCACCGCTTTGCCGCGCCCGAGGGCACCGTCACCGCCAATTACACGGCGACGGTCTACGGGCACGCTGAGCCCGCGCCGGTGCACGACATCGACCTGATCACCTATCTGCGGCCGAGTCGCTACGCCGAGGCCGACAAGTTCTATGGT
The sequence above is drawn from the Mycobacterium gallinarum genome and encodes:
- a CDS encoding WXG100 family type VII secretion target, whose protein sequence is MGKNLEVDPVEVRMAADHVDVAADGLRSDHGVAQERIGTAQAGWIGTSGDALAKVATKWEEDTTRHYNELIAHVEGFKSAAANYVGTDNQQSTEIGNAGPDLGL
- a CDS encoding DUF3072 domain-containing protein, with protein sequence MTNDTQQAPMENAEKDTSDWVTGDEPMTGPQRSYLGTLAQEAGRDIPDDLTKAQASELIDELQQQTGRSGSS